The stretch of DNA AGCCGTTATCCCTGCATATAAAAACTTTGATAATTCTAATCCCGAAACCCGTGGAACATGCCCTTCTAAAGGCATTAGAGGCCTTTCCGATTGAACTGCAAGTAAAATCTGCCGGATCAAAGAATCTGGTTCATTGACAATGCCATTGAAGTTCATCGCTTCCCCAAGTGCTATTACTTTCGGATGCTGCAAGAGCTGTTTGACTTCTTCAACACCAATAAACCCACCAGTTGTTTCTAATTCTGGCGTCGTCGAAGGGACAGAGGAAGGAATCGCATAGAAAATATCCATGACACTTGGCTGGGAAAAGAACGCCTCAAGTCCTTGCATACCAAACACATTCGCAATCTCGTGAGCATCTGCGACAACGGTTGTTACTCCATGGGTTACGACCGCTTCTGAAAAAATGGAAGGGGATGTCATTGAGCTTTCTATATGCATGTGAATATCCATTAATCCTGGAATTAAATACTGCCCTTTCGCATCAACCACTTTACTAGCCTGTAAATTTTCAATTTCGTCACCCGTTATATAATAAAATTTATCATCAATAATAAACACATTGTTCTTTTCAAACTTTTTGATAAAAGTGTTAAAAACCTGTGCATTTATAATGGCTAAATCGACTTTCATTTCTATTCCTCCTGCCCAAGTACTTTAATAAAAAGAGAAAAAGGCCAAGAATTATCCTTAGCCCTTCTCCTTACTATCGATTTTATTTATTTAAAATCCGATTCCATTGATTAATCCAAGATTCAAGGTTTTTATTAACAAATAATGAATCCACTTTGTTTGTACGTTCAGCCACATCACCATACGTTTTATTTTTAGCCGTCTCTTCGTCTAATACTACATTTTTGTTGGTTGGAGCTTCATTAAGAGACACTGCCGTTTTTTCCTGAACTTCCTGGCTTAGTCTCCAATCGATATATTTATAGGCCAAGTCCTTATTTTTGGAGTTTTTGTTGATGTTGATCGTGTTAAAGTTTGCGTATGTTCCAGATTCCGGAACAACATAGGTTATATCTGGATTGGATTCCGTGATAATCGGAACAGCAAAGTCGCCGACAACAGCTGCTGCAATTTCTCCAGATTGGAACATGTTGGCTAAATCCGAAGATTTGCTATACGTTTTTACAACGTTTGGAGCTAAATCAGTGATTCCTTCAAATGCTGATTTTCCATTATCAGTTGTAATGTCAACATTCTCGTGACCGCTTGCTACATATAGCATCGCTGGACCAAATGTTGTAGTAATGTCTGGAATGGAGATTTTCCCTTTTAAAGAAGAGTCCCATAGATCATCCCATTCCTTAATTTCTTTACCTGCTGTCTGTTTATTATAAACAATCCCGATACTGTTCAGCGTGTAGGCTGGGCCAGAACCATCTGCAGCTAAATCTTTTGCACTATCGATTAAGTTGTCCATATTTGGAGCTTTAGAGCTGTCGATTTTTTCAAATAAATCTGCTGATACACCGTCAGCCGCATTTGATTGCGACAATTCTATCACATCAACCGTTGAGTTTGGATTGCTTTTCAATTTTGTTAAACGCTCAGAGCTCGTACCCGTTTCTAACACAATGTCCACATTGTATTTTTCTTCAAATGGTTTAAAGACATCTTCTTGCATTTTATCTTCTTCCAAACCAAAAGTTGAGATGATCAATGTTTGTTTTTCCTTACTCGCATCTTTGTCCCCGCCGCCGCATGCAGCCAATATACTAGCGGTTACTAAAGTTAAACTTACTAAACCTAATTTCTTTTTCATTTTGTTCTCCCCTTTTCTTGGATGTTTTAAACTATGATTAGTTTGTGAGATGGCATGGATAATGTAACTTCGTCTCCAACTTGATAGACCACATCATCTGTTTTATTTGCGAGTAATTTGCCAATAGGTGTTTCGACTTCATATTGGTAGGACTTGCCCAGAAACGTACGGACTTTTATAATCCCTGACACCATATTATTTTCATTTTGTTTAGTATTTCTTGCAATCTCGATATCATCCGGACGGATGGTTCCCGTACACTTTCCTGGCTCCCAATTGCGAGTACTTAGGAAAACTGTTCCATCCACAGCTTTATACTTCCAATCTTCTGTTGGTGTTAATTCAAAGAAGTTCTCAAACCCGATAAAGCGGGCCACGAACTCCGTCTTTGGATTATTATAAATTTCTTCAGGTGTGTCGAACTGTTCAATGATCCCTTTATTCATAACAGCAACTCTGTCTGAAATGGAGAAACATTCCTCTTGATCATGCGTTACAAACACAGATGTAATGCCTAATTGCCTTTGAATCCGTTTAATTTCGATACGCATTGCCAAGCGCAGTTTAGCATCTAAGTTGCTTAATGGTTCATCTAATAATAATAATTTTGGTTCGATGACTAAGGCGCGCGCTAAAGCAACACGTTGTCTCTGCCCGCCTGAAAGTTGTTTGGGATAGCGGTCACCCAGCTCTTCTAAGCCTGTAATCGCTAAAATATCTTTTACCTTTTTTTCAATGGAATTCTTTTTTTCCTTGCGTAATTTCAAGCCGAACGCAACATTTTCCTTAATCGTTAGATGGGGAAACAATGCATAGCTTTGGAATACCATTCCAAATTCACGTTTATGAACAGGCACCTTTGTTAAGTTTTGCGTGTCAACAAGAAACTCACCATCATTCGGCTCAATTAAGCCGGCAATGACGCGTAAGGTGGTTGTTTTCCCGCAGCCTGACGGGCCTAACAAGGAAACCAATTCGCCCTTTTCAATTGATAAATTTAAATCTTTTAAAATATTGGCTTTGTTGTCATAACTCACACGAATATCTTTTAATTCAACATAGGACATAATGCTGTTTTACCCCCTTCGCTGTTAACATCCTGGTTGTACCTATGAAATACTTGCTAACCCTAACGTCTTCTCGATAATATACATCAGAATAATCGTACCAAGCATTAAAATAACTGATAAAGCAGACACGGATGGATCATAGTTATATTCTATATAATTCATTAAGCTAGTTGGCAGCATGGTTACACCTGGTCCTGATAAAAACTGTGATACAGGTATATTGTTGAAAGAATTAATGAATGCCAACATGAAGGAGGCAAAAATTCCAGAAGTAATGTTCGGTAATACCACTTTTATAAACGCTTGTAATTTTGTGCACCCTAACGTCCACGAAACTTCTTCAATTGAAAAATCAAGCTGCTCAATTGTTGAACCAACCACCCGTATGACGTAAGGCAGGCAAATCAAGAAATGGCCTAAAAACAATCCTTGGATGATAGGAAATTGAAACTTGATGACAATAAATTGATACATAGCATATCCAACTACCAAGCCTGGTACAATCGTTGGCGAAAGGAAGAAACTCTTAATCCAATTTCGTCCAAACACCCTGTGACGTGCCAAAGAATAAGCAGCTGGAACACCAATAATTAATGCCAAGAGAGTCGCAAAAAATGCTACTTGCAGACTAAGAAAGAAGCTGTCCATAAATGCTTCATTGTT from Neobacillus sp. CF12 encodes:
- a CDS encoding ABC transporter permease, producing the protein MRKNIGLKIFAGLVFAFLLVPLLIIIVTSFGTNSTIQFPIKGFTLEWYSKVFNNEAFMDSFFLSLQVAFFATLLALIIGVPAAYSLARHRVFGRNWIKSFFLSPTIVPGLVVGYAMYQFIVIKFQFPIIQGLFLGHFLICLPYVIRVVGSTIEQLDFSIEEVSWTLGCTKLQAFIKVVLPNITSGIFASFMLAFINSFNNIPVSQFLSGPGVTMLPTSLMNYIEYNYDPSVSALSVILMLGTIILMYIIEKTLGLASIS
- a CDS encoding ABC transporter ATP-binding protein: MSYVELKDIRVSYDNKANILKDLNLSIEKGELVSLLGPSGCGKTTTLRVIAGLIEPNDGEFLVDTQNLTKVPVHKREFGMVFQSYALFPHLTIKENVAFGLKLRKEKKNSIEKKVKDILAITGLEELGDRYPKQLSGGQRQRVALARALVIEPKLLLLDEPLSNLDAKLRLAMRIEIKRIQRQLGITSVFVTHDQEECFSISDRVAVMNKGIIEQFDTPEEIYNNPKTEFVARFIGFENFFELTPTEDWKYKAVDGTVFLSTRNWEPGKCTGTIRPDDIEIARNTKQNENNMVSGIIKVRTFLGKSYQYEVETPIGKLLANKTDDVVYQVGDEVTLSMPSHKLIIV
- a CDS encoding ABC transporter substrate-binding protein; the encoded protein is MKKKLGLVSLTLVTASILAACGGGDKDASKEKQTLIISTFGLEEDKMQEDVFKPFEEKYNVDIVLETGTSSERLTKLKSNPNSTVDVIELSQSNAADGVSADLFEKIDSSKAPNMDNLIDSAKDLAADGSGPAYTLNSIGIVYNKQTAGKEIKEWDDLWDSSLKGKISIPDITTTFGPAMLYVASGHENVDITTDNGKSAFEGITDLAPNVVKTYSKSSDLANMFQSGEIAAAVVGDFAVPIITESNPDITYVVPESGTYANFNTININKNSKNKDLAYKYIDWRLSQEVQEKTAVSLNEAPTNKNVVLDEETAKNKTYGDVAERTNKVDSLFVNKNLESWINQWNRILNK